From a region of the Bacillota bacterium genome:
- a CDS encoding heavy-metal-associated domain-containing protein, whose product MKKKLIIEGMSCRHCANHVTEALEEIPGVESVTVDLEDMSAEVELSRDISEEEFRFAIDDAGYELIDLI is encoded by the coding sequence ATGAAAAAAAAGCTTATTATTGAAGGAATGTCATGCCGACACTGTGCAAATCATGTGACCGAAGCATTAGAAGAAATACCTGGAGTAGAGTCGGTAACGGTAGATCTGGAGGATATGTCGGCTGAAGTTGAATTAAGCCGTGATATTAGTGAAGAAGAATTCAGGTTTGCCATAGATGATGCAGGATATGAGCTTATAGATC